In one window of Macrobrachium rosenbergii isolate ZJJX-2024 chromosome 27, ASM4041242v1, whole genome shotgun sequence DNA:
- the LOC136853621 gene encoding uncharacterized protein: protein MARLLLISAMVFAALVSTCSALQCLKCNDCENEPTKSSSCLPGFDVCAKTRLGGKVRKFCAPQLACQLENIDRSSVNPLRNLKTLFSDDDIHELTEKSGLAGKEKPIHCCDSDFCNGTSEKKATLGLLLVLPFLLYLIGC from the exons ATGGCCAGGCTTCTCTTGATTTCCGCGATGGTTTTCGCCGCCCTGGTGTCCACCTGCTCCGCTCTCCAGTGTCTCAAGTGTAACGACTGCGAGAACGAACCGACCAAGTCGTCTTCCTGCCTCCCTGGATTCGACGTCTGCGCA AAAACTCGTCTTGGCGGCAAAGTCAGGAAATTCTGCGCGCCACAACTCGCCTGCCAGCTGGAGAACATCGACAGATCTTCCGTCAACCCACTGAGGAATCTCAAGACTTTGTTCAGTGATGACGATATCCATGAACTTACCGAGAAAAGCGGTCTGG CTGGCAAGGAAAAACCCATCCACTGCTGTGACTCTGATTTCTGCAACGGAACGAGCGAGAAGAAGGCTACCCTCGGTCTACTCCTCGTCCTGCCCTTCCTCTTGTATCTCATCGGCTGCTGA